CCACTTTCTTGTATTCGCCCTTGGACAGCAACGGCAGGATGCGATCAAACGCGCGCCGATTGGAAATCTTGGCGTGGGTGAGGAACAACCAGCGCTCGATGGCAATGGCTACACCAACGATCAAAACGATAGAGATCGGGTACATAAAAGGTCCGCCGTCCTGAAAGAAACGGAGGATGGTGTTCATAAAGTCCATAACTGGCTCCTCGGGTTGGATTTTTTAATGCACAGAGCTTAGCAGGCCCCTCTGCATTGATTTTTTAAAGTTTGTGTTAAAGAAAAATGTTTTTATGCAAATCAGTTATTCAGTAATGGTGGCGCTGTGGGTATCCGGGATCAACGCTTCCAGCGTATCAATTTCGCGTTTGAGTTCGTTGCGGTCCACCAATGCGAACACATCCTTGAGCGCGGAGTCCATCGAACCTTCAGGCGCCTCACCCCGCTCCGCATTCTGCCAGGGGATGATGTAGAGCACTTTTGGTTGTTCCTGGTTACCGGTAACCGTGGTGCTCAGGTTGACTTCCTGTGCGTCGGCCGCAAGGGCCAGCAAGCAACCCAATGTGAATAATCCCAGATTTTTCACTCTGCATTCTCCTCGCTATCGGGCGCTGATTCCACCGGTGCAGCGGGCGCGGGCTCGGCGGGCAAACGCCGCTCCAGATCGACAATCCACGCGGTCATCAACCGGTCGTCCTCCGCTTGCAACGCCTGAAACTGGCGGTACTGTTCCAGCGCATCCTGCAAGCGACCCATATACAGGTCGTACAGGATACCCAGGTTTTTATAGCTGTCGGCATGGTCGGGCCACACGGCTAACGCCTGTTTGTAGAGGGCTTCCGCCTCGTTGAACTTACCCTGCGTACGTTTAATGCGGGCCAAAGCGTTCATGGCGTAAATGTTGTTGCCATTCATGGCGATGGCATTTTCATACTGGGCGACCGCGTCATCCAGCCGGGTCAGGCCCTCGTACACGCGCCCCAGATTGAAATACAACCCGGAATAGTTCGGCCCCAGCGCAATGGCGTCCATCAACAGGGCTTCCGCTTTGGCCCATTGTTTGTTGACGATGGCGGCATTGGCTTTGTCAAACAAGGCGCGCACCTGCGCGTTGTCCGGTTCAGGTGTGGCGTCGTAAGGGTTCGGGCCCGGGCTACGTTTGACAATGACGCCCTCTGGTTCACCCTCTGGCAGTACTATCTCCGGCTCGGGTTCGGGCGCGGGTTTAGGCGCCGTGCTACAGGCCGCCAGCAGGAACAGGAGCGCCAGCGCGAACACATATTTAACGCAACGCATTGCTGTATTCCTCCACGGCTTCGGGCTTGCGATAACGCGCCGGCAGCAAACGCTCCAGTTCTTTGAAGCTCTCTTTGACCCAATCGTCATAGGTGCCGGTCCAACTGCGCTGGGCGTTGGCTTCAAAAATTTCGATGGCCTGTTCTTCAAACGGGAACGCCTGCTCTTCCAACAGAATTTCGTATTGCTCCAATTCCAGTTCATCCAGGCCCTTGGGTCTTTGTGAATCCATCAGATCGCGCGACAGTTGCGAGTAAATCGCACCGATGCGGTGACTGGCCTGGGTGGTGTATTCGGCCACGCCGTATTTCATCAATCGTTCATACATACCCAGCGTGTCCTGCAGGGCTTTTTTCTTTTTCTGCAGCGATTGTTTGAGCGGCAGCTTCAGCGGAATACGCTGGAACTCCTGGTAGAAATCGTCGGCGCGCACGCTGGTGGCCATGGCCGCCAGGGTAATGGAACGGTCACTCCGCTGTTCACCGGCTGTGCGATCGGTCTCGATGATTTTTCGCAGCCAGTAGTCGCGGTTCTGGACATTACCCGCTTCGCGGTAGAGTTCGCTCAACCGGTATTGCGCTTCCAGATTCTGGCCGAAGGGCTCAGGGTAATTGTGGGCGTACTCGCGGTAAAAATTAATCGCCTGATCCTGATCGCCATCTTTTTCATAATACTCCGCGGCCACATACAGACTTTGTTGCTGCAATACCGGGTCGCCACTGGCACGCGCCTGCTTGAGCAACTCATCTGCGGCCAGCGACCAGCGCGACTGCTTCTCGTAAATCACGATCATTTTTGGCGTGATGGTGGCGGTCAGTTTGTTATCCGGATAACGCTTGCGGAAATCCAGCAACAACTGCTCGGCTTCATCGTAGCGCTCCAGCGCCATCAGATGGTTGGCCGCGTCGTACTGGGCGCTGATGGCAATTTCGCTGTTGGGCGCCAGGGCCTGGACCCGCACCAGCTGATCCACGGCCGCCGCCACCGAACCCGCCGCCAGCAACTGCTCGGATGATTTGTACACGCTGGCCGCGATACGGGTGGTGATATCTTCCCGCTGCGGATCGTTTTTCGGCAGCAGATTCAGCACTTCGGTATAGGCGACTTCAGCCTGCTGGTACTGCTCCGTGTCGTAATAGCTTTGGCCCAGAATCAGCCACGCGGTTTTGCGCAGGTCCTGGTTGGCTTCCGGCTGCCACTGGGTTACCCGGGTCGCTGCCGGAATCGCTTCCAACGGACGGCCCTGCTTGATCAGTTCGTTAGCGGCCTGGGTGAGCACGGCCACCGCCCGGCTGTCGGTGGCAAAGGTATCGGCGAAGCGCAGGCTGCTGGCGATTTTTAATTCTGTCCACGCGGCCCGGTCATCCACAGTCAGCAGTTCGCTGTCGAGCACACGGTCGGCGGCCAGCAGTGCACTGTAGCCGGCTTCCGCACCACGGGCAGGATCTTTGTATTGGTAGGCAACGGATTCAAACGCAGCAAACGCCTGCTCCATCTTGCCGGCCTCGTACAGGGCTTCGCCCATCAGGAACGCCATCTCGGAGGTTTTCGGATCTTCCGGGAAGGTGCTGATAAATTCAGAATACCAGAGCGCGGCCTGCTCATAGTGGCGGGCGCGTTTGGCCACCAGTTCCGCACGCACTTTTTCCCGGTCTTCCGGTTTGACGGCTTTATCCGTGTCCAGTTTGGCGAGATCGGTGCTGACCTCCTGGGCGCTGCTGTGCTCGTAGCTGGCCAGTTCATCCAGATAGGTATGCAGGTAGGTTTTGATCGGCTGGCGCTGTTCCTCGCTCAATCCGGTCCAGAAGGCACTGGTAAAACCGTAGTTGCGCACAAAGGTTTCTTTCGCCGGCAGGATCAGCGAAGGGAAATTACCAAGGCCGTACACTTCGATCTGGCGCACTGAAAATCCGGGGGAATATTCGTTCAGCGCATTGTGCGCCACGTAGTGCCCGTAGGTATCGGCGCTGTCGCGGTAGCGCTCTTTTTCCAGGTAGAGTTCGCCCAGTTTTTCGTACAGTAAATGATGGTAATGGCGTTTACCGATATCCGCGTAGGTTTGCTCGATAGTGTCGGGGCCGTCCAGGTAGGAGAAGGTCACCGCCATGATCCGCAAAGAATCATCCAGCAGGTTTTTGTTGGATGCTGTCAGGCTGTCTGCTTTGGCGCCTTCCGGCAGTAACAAATCCAGAACCGCAGTAAACGAATCCAACGACTGCGGATACCATCCCCGCTTGAACATGGCCCAGCCGCGCATGTAGTTGGCGTTGACGAAATAGGGTGTGGCCGGACCGAAATCGATCACTGCCTGATAGCCGTCGGCCGCTTCCACGTAATCGCCACGACTGAACGCCGCTTCGGCGCGGCGGAATTGCGCCTCGGCAACAAATTCCGCGTCCGGATGTGCTTCGGTCAGTTGGGTCAGTGTTTGTGTGGACTCTTCCACGGCGCCGGTCAGAGCATAGGCCTTGGCCAATTGGTAGATGGCTTCCTGACGCGCTTCTGGCTTGTAATGCTCATCCATCGGATAAGCCAGGAGTGCCTGGTACTGGTTAATCACTTCCGCGAAATAAGGCGCCGGGTCTTCCGTGCCCTCCAGCAACTTTTGTTCGGCGCGCAGCATCGCCAATTCTGCCAGGCGCTCGTGAATGTCGCGGCGAATGGATTCGTCTTCGGCCACTTCCAGAGCGGAATGGTAGCGCGCCTGCACTTTGTCCAACTCGGCGTCGGCGACAATCGGCTTGACCTCGGGAATGCGCGCGGGTTCAAGCTGTTCGAGTTTCGGGCTGTCGTCAACCAGCTCATCGTCCAGAAACGAACAGGCCGGTAACAGCAGAGTGCCGGATAGCGCAATGGCGCAGGCGAGCGGTTTCAGGTTTGCGTACTTCATCATCACTGCTTTAACCGCTCATCGTAGAGACGCGCAATCGACAGACGTGCACGCGCCAGATAATTTTTCACCCGTACTTTGTGGTCATTGAGGGCCTGATCCAGCTGCGCACGCAGTGCGGCTTCTTCCGACGCCAGCTGCTGTTCCAATGCAACCGATTCAGCGGCAATGCGCTGATCGAGCAGCCCCATACGCTGCTGGTAAGGCAGGATTTCCGGCGCTTCGTCAATGGCCTTTTGCAACGACATCTGGTTAGACGCCAGATTTTCCAGTTCCTTATCCAGCAACTGCAAAGAGCGCTTTTGCTCCCACAAATTGGCGGAAAAAGATTCCTGTGCGTTCCACAACAGGATGCCGCGATAAAAATTCAGCTGTCGCAGTTCTTCTTCGTAGTCGTCGTCTTCATTCAGGGCTGCGAGGTTTTCCAACGCGCCGTCCACAATCTCCAGATTGTCGATGGCATCTTCATCGGTCAGCAGGGCCAGGTAGTCGCGGTTTTTTTCCACGCTGAACAGCCAGGCCGCCAAGCGGGATTTTTCGTCGCGCAGCGCGGCTTCCTGTTGCAACTTGCCTTGTTCATTCATGCGCGCGAGTTTTTCGGTGCGCACCTGGCCCCGCTGGACCAACAGGTCGGCATAGATGCCAAGCTTCTGTTGCCAGTCTGCCAGTGTGCTCTGCAAAAACAGCAGATCGCGGATGGCCTGAACCCGGGTCTGAAAATCATTGCGGGCGAACACTTCGCCTAAAAAAGCTACTTCCGGCTGCAACGCCTGATCCAGGTCGAGCGCGAACCAGCTCTGGTTGCCGCGGGTGTCACTCTGGCGGATGCTGTTCAGCAACAATTGCTGACTGAGTTGCTGGCGGATGGCTTCCACTTTCTGCAATTCACCCATGAACACCTGTTCCGCGCCTTCATAGGCGGCCAGGGCATCCACATCGGCACCCAGCTGCTCGTAGGCCCAGGGCACTGCCATCAGGCTTTCCAATACACTGGCCTGCTGCAATGAGCCGTTGGCCAGTTTCTGCCAGGGCGAGAGCGCGTTGGGCCAATCCTGTTTCGAGGCATAGGCCCAACCCAAACCCAACAACGCGCGGTCGGAATAGGGGCCGGACAGACGCACTTTCTGGAATTGCGCTACGGCCTTGTCGTACTCGCCTTGCTGGATATGAACATAGCCGCTGGCGGTGTAGGCGCGGTCGCGCAGTGCGCGCTGGATTTTTTGTTGCTCGGGGTTGACGCGCAGCGGCGTGGAAACCACGCGGTTGAGATAAGTCTGGGCCGCCACAGCATCGCCCTCGCGGCCCAGTGCGACACCCAGGTTATAATTCGCCAACTCGCCCCACTGCTCGGGATTATCGGCCGCTTCGTACAGGGCGCGGGCTTCTTTGAAGTCGTCATTGCGCAACAGGATCTGCAAACGCATGACCGCCAGTTCGTGGGTCAGCCGCTGATCGATGTCGGCCGAAACCTGTTCAAAACTCTGCCGGGCGCCGGCCCAATCACCCTGTTGATATTGCAGTTTCCCCAGATAAAACCAGGCCGTATCGCGCACGGCCTGCGGCCGGCTGGCGTCCAACAAGCGGGTGAACACATCGCCCGCGCGTTGCTCCATGCCGAATGCCAGGCCGATGGAGCCGGCAATCAATTCGGGGTTGTCGCTGTGGCCCTGAATACCGCCGCGTGCTTCGGCCACCATCAGTTCGCTCAAGGCGCCGAAATAATTGCTCTGGTAATACTCGTACAGGGTCACGCCGTAGCGTAAGTCGGCCACGCTGCTGGGCAATGGCTCATCGGCCAGCGTTGTACATGATGCGCCTAGTCCGACCGCCAGCAGCCACGCGCGCAAGGAAAACGTCCGCACGATCAGCTATCCCATTCCTTGATATCAAACTCCGGCTGCATGGTGGCGGTGGAATCCGAAATGCGGATCTCCAGCACCTTGGGATCTTCGTCTTTGTCGATGGTCAGGCGCGCGCCGCGCTTGTATTCACGACCATCCGGGCCTTTACCCACGAAAATGGCGCTGACTTCGTGCGCACCGGATTTCAGGTTGCCCAGGTACAGGCGCTGCACGCCGCCACGGAACAGCGCATCCAGTTGCTGGCCGGTGTACAGATGGCTGGCCACCAGCTCGTCGTCGATCATCAGCTTGACCGCATCGAGGGTGAAGAATTTGCCCACGTCCATGGATACAAACACACTGATCTGCGTGGTGGCAGGAAACAGCAGTTCTTCTTCCAGAATCAACAGGTCGCGGTTCAATTCCAGTACCCGCTGTTTGAGGGATTCCACTTCACTGGCATCCTGGGCCTGGAGCGGCGCGGCCAATATGGCCAGGCCAAACACTGTCCCCAAAGTCTGCTGGAGCCTGCGCTTTAACATCGTGTGATTCCCTCAAAAATTACGTCTAAGTGTCTGATTTTTATGCAACTGCCGGGCTGGACACAGTCAGCGACCCGACAGTGTAGGGGTTCCATAGTACTGATTCTTTGGCACAGGCCACAAAAGGCGGATTTTACCGACCAAAGGCCCGCGTCACAGCTGGCCGAAAGCACTAACCCCTGCCCTATTCTGGTGCTGCCAGGCCACGGCTGTAATGCACCTGTCCGGTGGCGTCGATCACAATGGCGTCAAAACCGGGCAAGCGATCGATCAGGGCCAGGCCCCGCTCAGCCCCCAGGATAAATACTGTAGTGGACAAAGGGTCGGTATCAAAGCCCGAGGGGCCCAGCACGGTGGCACTCATCACGCCCTGACTGGCCTTACCCGTGCGCGGGTTAATGATGTGGTGTTCACGCTCGCCCGTGACCGGATCGAAAAAGAACCGCTCATAGTCGCCCGAGGTGGACATGGCGGTATCGGTTAACGGCAAACGCAGCGCCAGTTGCTGTTCATCGCGCGGATTTTTAATACCCACCATCCAGGGCCGGCCGCGTTTGTCGCCCAGAATGCGGCTGTCACCGCCGGCGCTGACAGACGCATGGGCAATGCCTTTTGCAGCCAACAGGGCGATGGCGCTGTCGACCGCATAGCCTTTGGCAATCCCGCCCAGGTCGATACGCACATTGGGGTGGATGAATTGCACCGTCCGGGCGGTCTTGTCCAATACCACCAGCCGGTAGTCAATCGCCGGCAACAAGGCCTCGCGTTCTGCATCGGTCGGCGCTTTACCTTGCCGGTAATCGTAGCGGTAGCCCACCGAGGCAAATGTAATATCGAAGGCACCTTCCGACAGCCGGCTCATGTAGGCCGCTTTATCCAGTATCTTGAACAGCGGCGCCGAAATGGGCACTGGCGCCTGGGCCGCAGTTTGGTTGACCTTGTACAACTCGCTGGTGTCGATCCAGGGGCTCAGCCATTGGTCGATGCGGCGCATCTCGGCCAACACCTCCAGGGCGGCCAGCTCGGCCTGGGCCGGGTCTTCGTGCCAGAGCTGCACGATGATTTCTGTGCCCATGGCCTGGCCGGTCTGGTAGTGCCAGTCGGCTCGGACGGCCGCCGCGCCCACTAGCAGCAGCGCAGCGCACAGGCGCAGGCAGACGTTCACGGCAGTTTCACATCCATCACAAAGCCGCCGTCGCGGGCTTCAAACCCGGCCATGCCGAGCATGTTTTCCCACTGCAGGCGATAGGATTCGGACAATTGCAGCTGCGTGCTCAGCAACATGTCGGGGCCCGCATGGGTAAGCGTGATCTCGGGTGCGCTGGCAAACCATTGGATCGCCTTGTCATCGCTGATGATATCGGCGGTAAACAGGGGAGTCTTGTCACCGGCCACCCCGACGGCCAGATTGAGGTTACCGAAGCTTTGCCAGTCGCGCCCCATCAACACGCTGAGGTTCTCAATCCGGCCGCTGCCACTGAGGCCGGTGATTCGGTTGCCCGAGAGTGAGAGTTCATCCAGCGCCAGCATCAATTTGCCGTTGGCCTCAATGGGCGCCATTAAACGAACAAAATTAGCGGGCACGTTGAGACGCAGATCGGAAATGCGGGTCTCACCGCCCAGGCCCGCGCATACCCGGCCCTGGAATTGTTGGCTGCTGAGACTGGCGCTGATGCGGGCGCAGGCGTTCAGGCCCAACAAGCTCATGGGTTCCAGTCGCCAGTCCAGTTCACCCAGATCAAATACCAGCGCGCGGCCGCGCACAGGTGCCAATTGCAGCCGTGCCGATTCCGCCGAACCGGTCCACAGGCTGCCATGCAAGCCGCTCAATTGCAGGCCACCGGCCGCCGCCGCTTGCGCCACCAAAGTGGCCGGTGCAGTCACCAACAACCACGCAGGCAGGAGTAACAGGGCAAGCAGTATCCAACGAAAATACACCATGGGTTTCCTTATCGGGGCTGTGCGAGACGCGCGGTGACCAACACAAAGCCGGCTTTCTCGGTGGGATTGACCGTCAGCTCATTGATGCCAACGCCTGCCACCGCTTCCATTTCATGCAACCAGCGCCACACCGCTGGCGTGGGCGCCGCTTCCAGCCGCACACATTTCGCCTTGCTGACCGGGCTGAATGCCCCGGATGGTGAGGCCGTGTTTGCGCAGACTGTTATCGATCAGCTCGGTCATGGAGCCGCTGGGCCGGCTGGATTTGCCACCCTTGCGCTCGGCTTCCAGACGCGACGCCAATTGGTCCACTTCGGCAAACACCAGACGGGTCGCCTCCAGTTGGCGCTCGGCCTTATCGCGCATGCCATTGACCGGTTTGATGATGGCCACCCAGGTCACCAGGATTGCAATGGCCAGACCGCCCACGGCCAGCAGCGCCTGTTCGCGCAGCGGGCGGGCGTAGAGAGACTGGGTAACGGATTCGGGCAGTTTCATCGCCGGGTCACCTTCATGCGGGCCTGATGCACGCCCTGGTTCACATTGACAGACAGCACCTCGGCGCCGAAGCCTTTGGTTTTCAGTTGATTGCTCATGGCTTCAATGTCGGACAGCGCCGGCGCCTGCACCGTGAGCCGCAATTCCTGTGCGTCGTTCAGAAATTGCAGGTTCTTCACTTCTACGCCCGGCTGTTCCACCAGCACCGGCACCGACTGGGACAGGATAAACAGCGCATTGCTGCCGCTGGACTGATTGCCGAGGCGCGACACCTGGTTGCGCAACTGCTTGAGCGGATCACTGATGGCGCCATTGGGCACCGCCGCGCGGTAGCGTTCGGTAATGGCGGTCTTCAGGTCCTCGGTCTGGCCGCGCAGCAATTGCCATTCGGTCAGGGTCAGGCCCAGATGCAGCACCACCGCAGCGGCGGCTGCGATGAGGGGCAGTTTGATTCGTTCAAACCAGCGTGCCAGGGGCATACGGGGAAAGAAAGGCGCCACCGCCAGATTCATCACCTGCGCCTCATCCGCCGCCAGGGGCTCTGCCAACAGGGATTTGAATGCGACCTTGTCAGCCAGTCCTTCGGGCAAAAGCTCGAGTAATTGATCCATCGCCTCGCCCTCTGCGGCCAGTAAACGGATCTGCTCGGGTTTGCTTGCGCGCGCCGCGCTGGCGAAGAAGGCGCGGGCATAGCTGATCCGCACACTGCCGAACAATTGCGGTGCCAGACGGTAAGCCAGTTGCTGACCATCGCTGTACAGCGTCCAGATGCCCGGCTGGGTCGCCGGCAACAGATCGGCATCGCTGACAATGTGGGTGACCGCCAACTCGCGCGCGTGAAACGCGGCCAATGCGTCAGCGAGTTGATCGCGCCGGGTATAGGCCAGATTCACCCAGTCATCGCCGAGCTCACCGTAGACGAAATGCAGCTCGTCCACATCGTCAATGATGTCTTCTTCCAGCTGGTAGGGCGCGAGCTTTTTGTAAAACCGACGCTCGTTTTCCGCCAGCGACAATCGGCGGGTAATCACCTGATCGCCCGGCAAAACCAACACCCAGCGCGCCAGCGGATCATCCACTGCCTGCACAATGGCATCGAGCGTGTCTTCACCTTCGGCCAGCCAGTGGCCTTCGCGGCGCTGGCGCCAGCGGTAAACGGCGGGGCTTTCTTCCGTGGCAGCGGCAACCAGCCGGCAATAAACGCCATCCAGGGATTGCGCGGCGGCGGGCTCCGCGGCCATCGACTCATTTACCAGAGTGTCTGTGGTCATCGTCTTTTCTGTTCGCTGTTGTCCCTGCCCTCATCCGGCACGGATCGTCGATTGTCGTCGTTCTTATCTTCAGCGCTGTCGCTGTCTTCATCCGGCCGGGTCTGACTCGCCAACGCCTGGATGGAGGTGGCCTGACCGGAGCTGTATTGAGCCAATACTTTGATCGTACCCTGATCCCGGTTCAGTAGTATACGCCGGTTGCTGGTGCGGTTTCCCAATTCGACTTCTACATTCAGCCAGAAGTAAGCCGTACTGATCGCCAAACCGTCAGGGTTCATAGTGCCTCCACTTAACAGCGCATTCATATCGGGCTGGTTCGCCAGATCAGCACCGCTACTGAAATAGCCGTCGGGCATACCCGTGCGCCAACCATCAAAGCCCTGCACATCCTGCAGCGCCAAAGGCACAATACTGTTTTCCTGATTCAGAGCCTGAATGATGGGCCCGTGCTTCTCAAATTCCAGTGTATTGATATTCAAATCAGCGTTACTGGGCAACACCACTAAATAAGGCTTAATTGCCTCATAAATTTCCGGCGTGATATGGCGAATCAGCTTCAGTTCCTCCAGGGATTGCATCTCGCCATTGGGCGGCACCCACGTCACCCCTTCCTGCTGGTATTGCAGTGATTCCGCGCCCCCAAACCCCGAAGCATTGTCATCATCATCCAGCCAATCCACCACCGCCTCGGTAATGGCGATGGCCAGGTTCTGATCTATGACCAACGGTTGCGTATCCGGAGGTGGATTTTTCACCTGACTGCCATCGAAGGTTTGCAAAAACCGTAAAAACCGGCGCTGACGTACATCGAACCGATTGGGGTCGTTGGGATTACTATTACTGTTTAATTGTTTACTCAGTCCATTGAGATTGATTTTGCTCTGGGCATCTTCCAAGGTCCCGTAAAGCACACCGCCCTCGATGGGAAACATCTGACCGTTGGTCCAGTCTTCATCCGCATGATCGACTTGGCCGTTTTTGGCATCGTCTTCGAGCACAAAGCTGGCCAACGCAATCGCACCATCCATGTAGGCATTTTGTTGGGCACCAAGCACCCGGTTTTCGGCGCGCGCCTGCATCAGCAACATATCGCCGGCGTAACTCACCGCCAATGTGGCCACCAGCGCCACGATCAGCAGCGCCATAATCAACACTGCACCCTGTTGCCGGGATGGTTTCATTCTTCGATCCCCAACAGCAACACGCGCTTGATCTCGCCCATATCCTTCAACTCAACGGCGATTTCAACCGCGCTTGGCAGACTGGCCTGAGTGGTGCGGCCGGTGCGACCGGCAGACGGCGGCCACTCAGTGGACCAACCACTTTCATCTTTGGGGTTAGCGCCTGGCGCCAGATAGCGGAAGGTCAGGTTATTCACATCTGTTAACAGGCGACGCGCCATCGACACATCTTCAAAATACACTTCATCCCCGGGCGCCTGCTCACCAAAAATTTCCCGGTCGATGGGCCGGAAAAAACGCCAGAGCGCGCCCTGGTGCCAGGCATAGGTCACATGCTGAAGATCAGACCGGCGGCTGATACCAAAATTTACCCAGTCGCCGCGCACAAACTGCAACAAACGATGCTGCCGGTCCAGAGTGGCCAGCAAATTTTTGCGTTGCTGTTTGATGTCGCGGGTTTCAAATGCTTCGCCGTAACCCAGAAAGGTCTGGTCTTCGGTCGCCTCGGCGCCGGACAATGTCTGATCCACTTCTTCGGCTTTGAACAAGGCGTCCTTGCCACCGCGGATCGATCGCAAATCCTGTTCGATGACAATAAAAAAACGATCCAGTTCAGCAAACTGGGTCGACACCGCGCGGCCGGATTCCATGGAGCGCGTGGCCACGTGAAATGACTGGGCCGCCATCATGGCAATCAGTGCCGCAATAAAAATTGCGATCAGCACTTCAACCAGGGTAAAGCCGCGCGCCCGATGCATCTCAGTAGCTCAGAATAATCATGAGGCCCGCCAGCGATTCGTCGGGCGATTTGCCCACCTCAATCTGGAGCTGTTGTTGTTTGATATCGTCAAAGTTGGTGGCAGTCATGCGCCAATACCAGCGCTGCTCCACCATCTCCACTTCACCGTTTTCGGAATCGCCCAGCTTGCCCGCCCCCAAACGATTTTGCAGCTGGTACTCGGCCGCCTTGTTCTGGGCCACATACAGGGCAATGGTTTTATCGCGCAGCATGGCCTGGGCATCGATCTGGGTCTGCATCTGGCCCAACAAGGCGGGCAAGGCCATGCCTACCACCATCAGGGCCACCAGCACTTCGACCAGACTGAATCCGCGTGCGCGCTTCATGGTTCCCACTCGTCGGCCTGGACCAGATCGCCGGTAAAGTCCACGGTCATCAACCGGATGGGTTTGTCGGCCAGACTGAAACGCAGTTCAAAATTGGAAATCTCGCCACTGCCGCTGAATACCACCTGCGGGCTCTGGCTTTCTTTGTTGAGGTCCACCGGTTGTTCATCCAGGCGCAATTCCAATTGGACAAATTCGGGGATTTCACTGGCGGCAAACGGCGCTTCGGCATCGAGCCAGTTGCCGCCACGAAAGCGCTTCCATTCCAACCGGGTGGTGCCCTGAAGGGTCTGTGACAGTTGTAAACCCACCAGGTCGCCTTGCAGGGCTGCGTTCTCATCGGCGTAACGCAACATCTGGAACAATTGGTCGAGGTCGTTGCGCGCGCGTCGCTCTTCATTGCCACCCACGTTGAAGTTGACCATGCCGATGGCCAGGCCGACCAGCAACAGCACTACCATCAACTCGATGAGCGTAAAGCCCCGCGCGCGCATGGTTTATTCTTGCTCGAGATCCGCCGGGTTCATCCAGTTGCCAATATCGGCATTCTGGCCTTCGCCGCCGGCCACGCCATCGGCTCCCAGGGTGTAAATATCAATTTCACCGTTCTCGCCCGGGCTCA
This region of Simiduia agarivorans SA1 = DSM 21679 genomic DNA includes:
- a CDS encoding tetratricopeptide repeat protein; protein product: MRCVKYVFALALLFLLAACSTAPKPAPEPEPEIVLPEGEPEGVIVKRSPGPNPYDATPEPDNAQVRALFDKANAAIVNKQWAKAEALLMDAIALGPNYSGLYFNLGRVYEGLTRLDDAVAQYENAIAMNGNNIYAMNALARIKRTQGKFNEAEALYKQALAVWPDHADSYKNLGILYDLYMGRLQDALEQYRQFQALQAEDDRLMTAWIVDLERRLPAEPAPAAPVESAPDSEENAE
- a CDS encoding tetratricopeptide repeat protein; the protein is MKYANLKPLACAIALSGTLLLPACSFLDDELVDDSPKLEQLEPARIPEVKPIVADAELDKVQARYHSALEVAEDESIRRDIHERLAELAMLRAEQKLLEGTEDPAPYFAEVINQYQALLAYPMDEHYKPEARQEAIYQLAKAYALTGAVEESTQTLTQLTEAHPDAEFVAEAQFRRAEAAFSRGDYVEAADGYQAVIDFGPATPYFVNANYMRGWAMFKRGWYPQSLDSFTAVLDLLLPEGAKADSLTASNKNLLDDSLRIMAVTFSYLDGPDTIEQTYADIGKRHYHHLLYEKLGELYLEKERYRDSADTYGHYVAHNALNEYSPGFSVRQIEVYGLGNFPSLILPAKETFVRNYGFTSAFWTGLSEEQRQPIKTYLHTYLDELASYEHSSAQEVSTDLAKLDTDKAVKPEDREKVRAELVAKRARHYEQAALWYSEFISTFPEDPKTSEMAFLMGEALYEAGKMEQAFAAFESVAYQYKDPARGAEAGYSALLAADRVLDSELLTVDDRAAWTELKIASSLRFADTFATDSRAVAVLTQAANELIKQGRPLEAIPAATRVTQWQPEANQDLRKTAWLILGQSYYDTEQYQQAEVAYTEVLNLLPKNDPQREDITTRIAASVYKSSEQLLAAGSVAAAVDQLVRVQALAPNSEIAISAQYDAANHLMALERYDEAEQLLLDFRKRYPDNKLTATITPKMIVIYEKQSRWSLAADELLKQARASGDPVLQQQSLYVAAEYYEKDGDQDQAINFYREYAHNYPEPFGQNLEAQYRLSELYREAGNVQNRDYWLRKIIETDRTAGEQRSDRSITLAAMATSVRADDFYQEFQRIPLKLPLKQSLQKKKKALQDTLGMYERLMKYGVAEYTTQASHRIGAIYSQLSRDLMDSQRPKGLDELELEQYEILLEEQAFPFEEQAIEIFEANAQRSWTGTYDDWVKESFKELERLLPARYRKPEAVEEYSNALR
- a CDS encoding tetratricopeptide repeat protein, yielding MRTFSLRAWLLAVGLGASCTTLADEPLPSSVADLRYGVTLYEYYQSNYFGALSELMVAEARGGIQGHSDNPELIAGSIGLAFGMEQRAGDVFTRLLDASRPQAVRDTAWFYLGKLQYQQGDWAGARQSFEQVSADIDQRLTHELAVMRLQILLRNDDFKEARALYEAADNPEQWGELANYNLGVALGREGDAVAAQTYLNRVVSTPLRVNPEQQKIQRALRDRAYTASGYVHIQQGEYDKAVAQFQKVRLSGPYSDRALLGLGWAYASKQDWPNALSPWQKLANGSLQQASVLESLMAVPWAYEQLGADVDALAAYEGAEQVFMGELQKVEAIRQQLSQQLLLNSIRQSDTRGNQSWFALDLDQALQPEVAFLGEVFARNDFQTRVQAIRDLLFLQSTLADWQQKLGIYADLLVQRGQVRTEKLARMNEQGKLQQEAALRDEKSRLAAWLFSVEKNRDYLALLTDEDAIDNLEIVDGALENLAALNEDDDYEEELRQLNFYRGILLWNAQESFSANLWEQKRSLQLLDKELENLASNQMSLQKAIDEAPEILPYQQRMGLLDQRIAAESVALEQQLASEEAALRAQLDQALNDHKVRVKNYLARARLSIARLYDERLKQ
- a CDS encoding FAD:protein FMN transferase, whose translation is MNVCLRLCAALLLVGAAAVRADWHYQTGQAMGTEIIVQLWHEDPAQAELAALEVLAEMRRIDQWLSPWIDTSELYKVNQTAAQAPVPISAPLFKILDKAAYMSRLSEGAFDITFASVGYRYDYRQGKAPTDAEREALLPAIDYRLVVLDKTARTVQFIHPNVRIDLGGIAKGYAVDSAIALLAAKGIAHASVSAGGDSRILGDKRGRPWMVGIKNPRDEQQLALRLPLTDTAMSTSGDYERFFFDPVTGEREHHIINPRTGKASQGVMSATVLGPSGFDTDPLSTTVFILGAERGLALIDRLPGFDAIVIDATGQVHYSRGLAAPE
- the gspN gene encoding type II secretion system protein N, which encodes MVYFRWILLALLLLPAWLLVTAPATLVAQAAAAGGLQLSGLHGSLWTGSAESARLQLAPVRGRALVFDLGELDWRLEPMSLLGLNACARISASLSSQQFQGRVCAGLGGETRISDLRLNVPANFVRLMAPIEANGKLMLALDELSLSGNRITGLSGSGRIENLSVLMGRDWQSFGNLNLAVGVAGDKTPLFTADIISDDKAIQWFASAPEITLTHAGPDMLLSTQLQLSESYRLQWENMLGMAGFEARDGGFVMDVKLP
- a CDS encoding type II secretion system protein M; the encoded protein is MRLEAAPTPAVWRWLHEMEAVAGVGINELTVNPTEKAGFVLVTARLAQPR